Proteins co-encoded in one Bacillus paramycoides genomic window:
- the upp gene encoding uracil phosphoribosyltransferase, protein MGKLYVFDHPLIQHKITYIRDKNTGTKDFRELVDEVASLMAFEITRDLPLKDIEIETPVSKATTKVIAGKKLGLIPILRAGLGMVDGILKLIPAAKVGHVGLYRDPKTLQPVEYYVKLPTDVEERDFIVLDPMLATGGSAAEAINSLKKRGAKQIKLMCIVAAPEGVKVVQEEHPDVDIYVAALDEKLNDHGYVVPGLGDAGDRLFGTK, encoded by the coding sequence ATGGGAAAACTGTATGTATTTGATCACCCGTTAATTCAACATAAGATTACATATATTCGCGATAAGAATACAGGTACGAAAGATTTTCGTGAATTAGTGGACGAAGTAGCAAGCTTAATGGCTTTCGAAATTACTCGCGATCTTCCACTTAAAGATATTGAAATTGAAACACCTGTAAGCAAAGCGACAACAAAAGTGATCGCTGGTAAAAAACTTGGTTTAATTCCGATTTTACGTGCAGGTTTAGGAATGGTTGATGGAATTCTGAAATTAATTCCAGCAGCAAAAGTAGGACACGTTGGTTTATACCGCGACCCTAAAACATTGCAACCGGTAGAATACTATGTGAAACTTCCAACGGATGTAGAAGAGCGTGACTTTATCGTACTAGATCCGATGCTAGCAACAGGTGGTTCTGCAGCTGAAGCAATTAACTCTCTGAAAAAGCGCGGTGCAAAGCAAATTAAATTAATGTGTATCGTTGCAGCTCCAGAAGGAGTAAAAGTAGTACAAGAAGAACATCCTGATGTTGATATTTATGTAGCAGCATTAGATGAGAAATTAAATGACCACGGATATGTAGTACCAGGTCTTGGTGATGCTGGTGACCGTTTATTTGGAACGAAGTAA
- a CDS encoding mechanosensitive ion channel protein, translating into MKKVYFATKADVERLHSFFGQANKKDDKINELYAQFMILEEAEEIRAVIGYEQSEENALIRSCLFTPNVDKQTFLYFFEMFLQYMKEKNIRQLYLLTNHPQSITIFQFFDFVTIEKENVPEGIRQLEHFCKNIKEPNAIILNCQLFTKLSTD; encoded by the coding sequence ATGAAGAAGGTATATTTTGCGACGAAAGCAGATGTGGAAAGATTGCATTCTTTTTTCGGACAAGCTAATAAAAAAGATGATAAAATAAATGAGTTGTACGCGCAATTTATGATTTTGGAAGAGGCGGAAGAAATACGGGCTGTCATCGGATATGAACAAAGTGAAGAAAACGCACTTATTCGTTCTTGTTTATTCACACCTAATGTGGATAAACAGACTTTCTTATATTTTTTCGAAATGTTTTTGCAGTATATGAAAGAAAAAAATATTCGACAATTGTACTTATTAACAAATCATCCACAATCTATAACAATCTTTCAGTTTTTTGACTTTGTTACTATAGAGAAAGAAAACGTACCAGAGGGAATTCGACAGTTAGAACACTTTTGTAAAAATATAAAAGAGCCAAATGCAATAATACTAAATTGTCAGCTATTCACAAAGTTATCCACGGATTAA
- the spoIIR gene encoding stage II sporulation protein R produces MKKQVIAYLLLLLIGAQLLVQFGYMKADAKGSSVIPKEAVRLRILANSDSDKDQALKRKVRDEVKAQIDGWVADLTSFEEARKVIQSHIPEIEKTVANTLKKEGSKDSFQVKFSKNVKFPTKVYGNFIYPAGEYEAVLITIGEGEGANWWCVLFPPMCFLDFSSGTAVRKEEHVVKAESPEEEEVKQIDDEEVNAEEKKEDEVKEKKAVKQEVAKKVTASEKKVVKNETKVEEQPVSKEETKTVEKVEKPVEQKQEKQNEYVKVEEEEEKPEVKLFIVEAFTSLFSK; encoded by the coding sequence ATGAAAAAACAAGTTATTGCTTATCTTCTTCTATTATTAATTGGTGCACAGTTACTTGTGCAGTTTGGATATATGAAAGCTGATGCGAAAGGGTCTTCAGTTATTCCGAAAGAGGCCGTTCGATTACGAATTTTAGCAAATAGCGATTCAGATAAAGATCAGGCGTTAAAGCGTAAAGTACGTGATGAAGTAAAAGCACAGATTGATGGATGGGTAGCGGATTTAACTTCATTTGAAGAGGCGCGTAAAGTTATTCAAAGTCATATTCCAGAAATCGAAAAAACAGTGGCAAATACGTTAAAGAAAGAAGGAAGTAAAGATTCATTTCAAGTGAAATTCAGTAAAAATGTAAAGTTTCCTACAAAGGTATATGGGAATTTTATTTATCCGGCAGGGGAATATGAAGCAGTTTTAATTACAATTGGGGAAGGTGAAGGGGCAAACTGGTGGTGTGTACTATTTCCACCGATGTGTTTCTTAGATTTTTCAAGTGGTACAGCTGTAAGGAAAGAAGAACATGTTGTGAAGGCTGAATCTCCTGAAGAGGAGGAAGTAAAACAAATAGATGATGAAGAAGTAAATGCAGAAGAGAAAAAAGAGGATGAGGTGAAAGAAAAGAAAGCTGTAAAGCAGGAAGTCGCAAAAAAAGTAACAGCTTCTGAAAAGAAAGTAGTAAAAAATGAAACAAAAGTAGAAGAACAACCTGTAAGTAAAGAGGAAACAAAAACTGTGGAAAAAGTGGAGAAACCTGTGGAACAAAAACAAGAAAAACAAAATGAGTACGTAAAAGTAGAGGAGGAAGAAGAAAAGCCAGAAGTTAAGTTATTTATTGTAGAAGCTTTTACATCTTTATTCTCTAAATAG
- the rpiB gene encoding ribose 5-phosphate isomerase B encodes MKVVVASDHGGMNIRKELVSLLEELNIEYIDLGCECEAGSVDYPDFAFPAAEMVANGEVDRGILVCGTGIGMSIAANKVNGIRCALVHDTFSARATREHNDTNMLAMGERVIGAGLARDIAKIWLTTEFEGGRHENRVGKIKTYEAK; translated from the coding sequence ATGAAAGTAGTAGTAGCATCTGATCACGGCGGTATGAATATCCGTAAAGAACTTGTAAGTTTATTAGAAGAGTTAAATATTGAATATATTGATTTAGGTTGTGAATGTGAAGCTGGTTCTGTTGATTACCCTGATTTTGCGTTTCCAGCAGCAGAAATGGTAGCGAATGGCGAAGTAGACCGTGGTATTTTAGTTTGTGGGACAGGCATCGGTATGTCAATTGCTGCAAACAAAGTAAATGGTATTCGTTGTGCATTAGTTCATGATACTTTCAGCGCGAGAGCAACGAGAGAGCATAACGATACAAACATGTTAGCAATGGGCGAGCGTGTAATTGGTGCTGGTCTAGCACGTGACATCGCAAAAATTTGGTTAACAACTGAATTTGAAGGTGGCCGTCACGAAAACCGCGTAGGAAAAATTAAAACTTACGAAGCAAAGTAA
- the prmC gene encoding peptide chain release factor N(5)-glutamine methyltransferase has product MRVYEALKWASSFLQENGRDENAGEIVLCHVLKTNRTGLLMNMREEITAEQETSFTEFIHKHVEGIPIQYMIGHEMFYGRSFFVNEEVLIPRPETEELIVGVLERIERHFGDEKLHVADIGTGSGAISITLALENKNLHVYTVDIAQESIEVAKENAKTLGAEVTFYHGDLLSPFYEMGQKLDVVVSNPPYIPEEDWRGLSPVVKEHEPKRALVGGEDGLDFYRRFMEELPNVLQKKAIVAFEIGVGQGEDVKELLQQAFPYAHVEVVFDINGKDRMVFAEME; this is encoded by the coding sequence ATGCGTGTCTATGAAGCCCTGAAATGGGCTTCTTCTTTTTTACAGGAGAATGGACGAGATGAAAATGCGGGAGAAATTGTCCTTTGTCATGTATTAAAGACGAATAGAACAGGATTATTGATGAATATGCGTGAAGAAATAACTGCGGAACAAGAAACAAGTTTTACAGAGTTTATCCACAAGCATGTAGAAGGTATTCCTATTCAATATATGATTGGTCATGAAATGTTTTATGGAAGATCGTTCTTTGTGAATGAAGAAGTATTAATACCAAGACCGGAAACGGAAGAGCTTATAGTGGGAGTGTTAGAAAGAATCGAGCGCCATTTTGGTGATGAGAAACTACATGTAGCAGATATCGGTACAGGTAGTGGAGCGATTTCGATTACGCTTGCTTTAGAAAATAAAAATCTTCATGTGTATACGGTAGATATTGCGCAGGAGTCGATTGAAGTTGCAAAAGAAAATGCAAAAACTTTGGGCGCAGAAGTAACGTTCTATCACGGTGATTTATTATCGCCATTTTATGAAATGGGTCAAAAGTTAGATGTTGTTGTTTCAAATCCTCCATATATACCAGAAGAGGATTGGCGTGGTCTTTCTCCTGTGGTGAAAGAGCATGAGCCAAAGAGAGCACTTGTTGGTGGTGAAGACGGATTAGATTTCTATCGCCGTTTTATGGAAGAGTTGCCGAATGTGTTACAGAAGAAAGCAATTGTAGCATTTGAAATTGGAGTAGGGCAAGGTGAGGACGTGAAAGAGCTGTTACAACAAGCTTTTCCATATGCTCATGTTGAGGTTGTTTTTGATATTAACGGAAAAGATCGTATGGTATTTGCAGAGATGGAGTAA
- a CDS encoding PTS sugar transporter subunit IIA has translation MFKKLFGLGSKTNEETIVAPLTGAVKNIEEVPDPVFAGRMMGDGVAIDPTEGVVVSPVDGEIVQLFHTKHAIGIKAKNGTEILIHVGLETVKMEGEGFEAHVSEGQAVKAGDKLISFDLELIREKAKSTITPIVITNTDAAESIKTTVGVTATKGSTEVMKVTMK, from the coding sequence ATGTTTAAAAAATTATTCGGTCTTGGTTCAAAAACAAATGAAGAAACAATCGTAGCTCCATTAACTGGAGCAGTAAAAAATATTGAAGAAGTACCAGATCCAGTATTCGCTGGTCGTATGATGGGTGACGGTGTTGCAATCGATCCTACTGAAGGTGTAGTTGTATCTCCAGTTGATGGCGAAATCGTACAATTATTCCACACGAAACATGCGATTGGAATTAAAGCGAAAAACGGTACAGAAATCTTAATCCACGTTGGATTAGAAACTGTAAAAATGGAAGGTGAAGGTTTCGAAGCTCACGTTTCTGAAGGACAAGCTGTAAAAGCTGGAGATAAATTAATCTCATTCGACTTAGAATTAATTCGTGAAAAAGCGAAAAGCACAATTACTCCAATCGTTATTACAAACACAGATGCAGCTGAGTCTATTAAGACAACTGTAGGTGTAACTGCTACAAAAGGTTCAACAGAGGTAATGAAAGTTACAATGAAATAA
- a CDS encoding low molecular weight protein arginine phosphatase, whose protein sequence is MKRVLFVCTGNTCRSPMAEALLRHHGEGKFEVQSAGVFAYPGSDASVHAKEALAEKGIAIDHASQQVNEALIDWADIVVTMTENHKQIILGHYPSVEGKVDTLYGVTEGMSKDISDPFGGSLSIYKETLEEMEKLVQTLLKKHSEG, encoded by the coding sequence ATGAAACGAGTATTATTTGTTTGCACTGGAAATACATGCCGTAGTCCGATGGCTGAGGCGTTACTGCGCCATCATGGAGAAGGTAAGTTTGAAGTGCAATCTGCTGGTGTTTTCGCCTATCCTGGAAGTGATGCGTCGGTACATGCAAAAGAAGCATTAGCTGAAAAGGGAATTGCAATCGATCATGCTTCGCAGCAGGTAAACGAAGCCTTAATTGATTGGGCAGATATTGTAGTAACAATGACGGAAAACCATAAGCAAATTATCCTTGGGCATTATCCGAGTGTTGAAGGGAAAGTAGATACATTATATGGAGTAACTGAGGGGATGAGTAAGGATATTTCAGATCCATTCGGCGGATCTCTCTCTATTTATAAAGAAACGTTAGAAGAGATGGAAAAACTTGTACAAACTTTACTGAAAAAACATTCAGAAGGTTGA
- a CDS encoding DoxX family protein has product MMDFGLLIIRLIIGITFMGHGAQKLFGWFGGYGLKGTGGWMESIGLRPGVFMAFMAGATELLGGFLFASGIFIAVGSLFIVGTMLMAIFTVHGKNGYWVTQNGYEYNLILIAVAIGVALIGPGAYVLL; this is encoded by the coding sequence ATGATGGATTTCGGTCTTCTTATTATTCGTCTTATTATAGGTATTACATTCATGGGTCATGGTGCTCAAAAATTATTTGGTTGGTTCGGCGGTTACGGTTTAAAAGGAACAGGTGGCTGGATGGAATCAATCGGTTTACGCCCTGGTGTATTTATGGCATTTATGGCTGGTGCAACTGAATTACTAGGTGGTTTCTTATTTGCATCAGGTATTTTCATTGCAGTTGGTTCATTGTTTATCGTTGGAACAATGTTAATGGCAATCTTCACTGTTCACGGAAAAAATGGTTACTGGGTGACACAAAACGGATATGAATACAATTTAATTTTAATCGCTGTTGCGATTGGTGTAGCTTTAATCGGACCTGGCGCATACGTTTTACTGTAA
- a CDS encoding flavin reductase family protein, with protein MLSINPNEQTEKENYKLLTGSIIPRPVAFVTSVTKDGVLNGAPYSYFNIVAANPPLISVSVQRKAGERKDTSRNAIEKGEFVVHISDESYVEAINETAANLPPNESEIELAKLTPIESDVISVPGVKEANIRMECVLERAIPLGGTEDSPACDLLIGRVVRFHVAEHLYEKGRIHAEGLKPVSRLAGHNYAKLGEQFELVRPV; from the coding sequence ATGTTATCCATTAATCCAAATGAACAAACGGAAAAAGAGAATTACAAATTATTAACAGGAAGTATCATTCCACGCCCTGTCGCATTCGTTACTTCTGTAACAAAAGACGGCGTATTAAACGGCGCACCATACAGTTACTTCAACATCGTTGCTGCAAATCCACCACTTATTTCAGTTTCTGTGCAACGGAAAGCAGGAGAAAGAAAGGACACTTCTCGAAATGCAATTGAAAAAGGTGAGTTTGTCGTACATATTTCTGATGAATCTTACGTAGAAGCAATTAACGAAACAGCAGCTAACCTCCCGCCAAATGAAAGTGAAATTGAACTGGCAAAACTAACACCAATTGAAAGTGATGTCATCTCCGTTCCAGGTGTAAAAGAAGCAAATATTCGAATGGAATGCGTACTAGAACGCGCAATTCCTCTTGGTGGAACAGAAGACTCACCAGCATGTGATTTACTAATTGGACGTGTCGTTCGTTTCCACGTCGCAGAACACCTATACGAAAAAGGTCGTATTCACGCAGAAGGACTCAAACCAGTAAGCCGCCTAGCAGGACACAACTACGCAAAACTAGGAGAACAATTTGAGTTGGTAAGGCCTGTTTAA
- a CDS encoding manganese efflux pump MntP family protein codes for MTFEQLIPLIIMAFALGMDAFSVSLGMGMMTLKVRQILYIGVTIGIFHIIMPFIGMILGRFLSEQYGDIAHFAGAILLIGLGFYIVYSSILENEETRTAPIGISLFVFAFGVSIDSFSVGLSLGIYGAQTIITILLFGFVSMLLAWIGLFIGRHAKDMLGTYGEIVGGIILVGFGLYLLFPI; via the coding sequence ATGACGTTTGAACAGCTAATACCTTTAATAATTATGGCATTCGCCTTAGGGATGGATGCGTTCTCGGTAAGTCTTGGTATGGGAATGATGACCTTAAAGGTAAGACAAATCCTGTATATTGGTGTGACGATAGGGATATTTCATATTATCATGCCATTTATAGGGATGATATTAGGTCGTTTTTTATCAGAACAGTATGGAGACATTGCACATTTTGCAGGTGCTATTTTATTAATCGGATTAGGATTTTATATTGTATATTCATCTATCTTGGAGAATGAAGAGACTAGAACGGCCCCTATTGGAATTAGTTTATTCGTATTTGCATTTGGCGTTAGTATAGACAGTTTTTCAGTAGGTCTTAGTCTTGGTATTTATGGAGCGCAGACAATTATTACGATATTACTTTTTGGATTTGTTAGTATGTTATTAGCGTGGATTGGTTTATTCATTGGGAGACATGCGAAAGATATGCTTGGTACATATGGCGAGATAGTAGGTGGTATCATTTTGGTTGGATTTGGATTATATCTCCTTTTTCCTATATAA
- the prfA gene encoding peptide chain release factor 1 gives MLDRLQAVENRYEKLNELLSDPEVISDTNKLREYSKEQSDIQETVEVYREYKDVREQLKDAKAMLEDKLDAEMREMVKEEVSELESQEKTLSERLKILLVPKDPNDDKNVIVEVRGAAGGDEAALFAGDLYRMYSRYAEVQGWKTEIIEASYTELGGYKEIIFMINGKGAFAKLKFENGAHRVQRVPETESGGRIHTSTATVAVLPEAEEVEIDIHEKDVRVDTFASSGPGGQSVNTTMSAVRLTHLPTGVVVSCQDEKSQIKNKEKAMKVLRARVYDKFRQEAQAEYDQNRKQAVGTGDRSERIRTYNFPQNRVTDHRIGLTIQKLDQILQGKLDDFINALVMEDQAQRMEAAE, from the coding sequence GTGTTAGATCGTTTGCAAGCTGTAGAAAATCGTTATGAGAAGTTAAATGAATTGTTAAGTGACCCAGAGGTTATTAGCGATACAAATAAACTTCGTGAATATTCAAAGGAACAGTCTGATATACAGGAAACGGTAGAGGTGTATCGTGAGTATAAGGATGTTCGTGAGCAATTAAAAGATGCGAAAGCGATGTTAGAAGATAAGTTAGACGCAGAAATGCGTGAAATGGTAAAAGAAGAGGTTTCTGAGTTAGAATCACAAGAAAAAACATTATCAGAGCGTCTGAAAATTTTACTTGTACCAAAAGACCCTAACGATGATAAGAACGTTATCGTTGAGGTTCGTGGAGCTGCTGGTGGCGACGAGGCCGCTTTATTTGCTGGTGACTTATACCGTATGTATAGCCGTTATGCTGAGGTACAAGGTTGGAAAACGGAGATTATTGAGGCTAGCTATACAGAGTTAGGTGGATATAAAGAGATTATCTTTATGATTAACGGTAAAGGTGCTTTCGCGAAGCTGAAATTCGAGAACGGCGCTCACCGTGTACAACGTGTTCCTGAAACGGAATCTGGTGGACGTATCCATACATCTACAGCAACTGTTGCTGTATTACCAGAGGCAGAAGAAGTAGAAATTGATATTCATGAGAAAGATGTTCGTGTTGATACATTCGCTTCTAGTGGACCTGGTGGACAGAGCGTTAATACAACGATGTCAGCGGTACGTTTAACGCATTTACCGACTGGTGTAGTTGTATCATGTCAGGATGAGAAATCACAAATTAAGAATAAAGAAAAAGCGATGAAAGTATTACGCGCACGTGTTTATGATAAGTTTAGACAAGAAGCACAAGCTGAATATGATCAAAACCGTAAACAAGCTGTTGGTACGGGCGATCGTTCAGAGCGTATTCGTACGTATAACTTCCCGCAAAACCGTGTTACAGACCATCGAATCGGTTTAACGATTCAAAAGCTAGATCAAATCTTACAAGGTAAGTTAGATGATTTCATCAATGCCTTAGTGATGGAAGATCAGGCTCAAAGGATGGAGGCAGCTGAGTAA
- a CDS encoding DUF4024 domain-containing protein, which translates to MVGLSVTKLHLFRDENVNFLFCIGFMQKNELLLTHRE; encoded by the coding sequence ATGGTAGGGCTTTCAGTGACGAAATTACATCTATTCCGTGACGAAAATGTAAACTTTTTGTTTTGTATAGGATTTATGCAAAAAAATGAGTTATTATTAACACATCGTGAATGA
- a CDS encoding DUF3935 domain-containing protein: MTRLKQVFGIIISFFVFWFSMLGVQMFAEFLDIESLKFVAGKTEAARAFYSPYPFLIVFLITLLSLYFFVIKLGKPKKEKVPTLEEKKEELQ, encoded by the coding sequence ATGACGAGATTGAAGCAAGTTTTTGGTATTATTATTAGTTTTTTTGTGTTTTGGTTTAGTATGCTCGGCGTACAAATGTTTGCTGAGTTTTTGGATATTGAGTCATTGAAGTTTGTTGCGGGAAAAACGGAGGCAGCGCGTGCTTTTTATTCTCCATACCCGTTTTTGATTGTTTTTCTAATTACATTGCTTTCCCTTTACTTCTTCGTAATTAAGCTTGGGAAACCGAAAAAAGAGAAAGTACCTACTTTAGAGGAAAAGAAGGAAGAATTACAATAA
- a CDS encoding L-threonylcarbamoyladenylate synthase, whose amino-acid sequence MHTNMWVVDNVVERKKYYPQLQEAAKLLRENEAIAFPTETVYGLGANAMNDEAIAKIFEAKGRPSDNPLIVHIGTKSQLDGIVKEIPPVAEKLMEHFWPGPLTIILPRKEGISEKVTAGLNTVGVRMPDHPVALALIEEANVPVAAPSANRSGRPSPTLASHVYEDLNEKIAGIVDGGATGVGVESTVIDCTSAVPTILRPGGITKEQLESVIGTVSLDPALKDEKEKPKSPGMKYTHYAPKAPLSIVEGSREFIQRLVDEKKEEGFKVGVLTTEEYQHVYSADVVLSCGVRSDLASVATKLYDVLRTFDASEVDVIFSESFPNEGIGNAIMNRLTKAAGHQIITE is encoded by the coding sequence ATGCATACAAATATGTGGGTTGTGGATAATGTTGTGGAAAGAAAAAAATATTATCCACAGTTACAAGAAGCAGCGAAATTATTAAGGGAAAACGAGGCGATTGCCTTCCCTACCGAAACAGTTTATGGACTAGGTGCAAACGCAATGAATGATGAAGCGATCGCGAAAATCTTTGAGGCGAAAGGAAGACCAAGTGATAATCCACTGATTGTCCACATCGGTACAAAATCGCAGTTAGATGGGATTGTGAAGGAAATTCCGCCAGTTGCAGAGAAGTTGATGGAGCACTTTTGGCCAGGACCGTTAACAATTATTTTACCTAGAAAAGAAGGAATTTCAGAGAAGGTGACGGCAGGACTTAATACGGTTGGAGTAAGAATGCCTGATCATCCAGTAGCGCTTGCTCTTATTGAAGAAGCAAATGTACCTGTTGCAGCACCGAGTGCGAATCGTTCTGGGCGTCCAAGTCCGACGTTAGCGTCTCACGTATATGAAGATTTAAATGAGAAAATCGCAGGTATTGTAGATGGTGGTGCAACAGGAGTGGGTGTTGAATCGACTGTAATTGATTGTACGAGCGCTGTTCCAACGATATTACGCCCAGGTGGGATTACGAAAGAACAATTAGAATCGGTAATCGGCACGGTTTCTTTAGATCCGGCTTTAAAGGATGAAAAGGAAAAACCAAAATCACCCGGAATGAAATATACACATTATGCACCGAAAGCGCCGCTAAGTATTGTTGAAGGTTCACGTGAATTTATTCAACGTCTTGTGGATGAGAAGAAGGAAGAAGGATTTAAAGTAGGTGTATTAACGACAGAAGAGTATCAGCACGTATATAGCGCGGATGTTGTATTGTCTTGTGGTGTTCGAAGCGATTTAGCTAGCGTTGCGACTAAATTATATGATGTACTTAGAACTTTTGATGCAAGTGAAGTGGATGTTATTTTTAGTGAATCATTCCCGAATGAAGGAATAGGGAATGCCATTATGAATCGATTAACAAAAGCGGCAGGACATCAAATTATTACTGAATGA
- the glyA gene encoding serine hydroxymethyltransferase, whose amino-acid sequence MDHLKRQDEKVFAAIEAELGRQRSKIELIASENFVSEAVMEAQGSVLTNKYAEGYPGKRYYGGCEHVDVVEDIARDRVKEIFGAEHVNVQPHSGAQANMAVYFTILEQGDTVLGMNLSHGGHLTHGSPVNFSGVQYNFVEYGVDAESHRINYDDVLAKAKEHKPKLIVAGASAYPRVIDFKRFREIADEVGAYLMVDMAHIAGLVAAGLHPNPVPHAHFVTTTTHKTLRGPRGGMILCEEQFAKQIDKSIFPGIQGGPLMHVIAAKAVAFGEALQDDFKTYAQNIINNANRLAEGLQKEGLTLVSGGTDNHLILIDVRNLEITGKVAEHVLDEVGITVNKNTIPFETASPFVTSGVRIGTAAVTSRGFGLEEMDEIASLIAYTLKNHENEAALEEARKRVEALTSKFPMYPNL is encoded by the coding sequence GTGGATCATTTAAAACGTCAAGATGAAAAGGTATTTGCTGCAATTGAGGCAGAACTAGGAAGACAGCGTTCGAAGATTGAGCTAATTGCTTCGGAAAACTTCGTAAGTGAAGCAGTAATGGAGGCGCAAGGTTCTGTTTTAACAAATAAGTATGCTGAAGGATATCCTGGGAAACGTTACTATGGTGGTTGTGAACACGTAGACGTAGTAGAAGATATCGCACGTGACCGCGTAAAAGAAATTTTTGGCGCAGAGCACGTAAATGTTCAACCGCATTCTGGTGCACAAGCGAACATGGCAGTATACTTCACAATTTTAGAGCAAGGCGATACAGTACTTGGTATGAATTTATCTCATGGTGGTCACTTAACACACGGAAGCCCTGTTAACTTCAGTGGAGTACAATATAATTTCGTAGAATATGGCGTGGATGCTGAATCTCACCGTATTAATTACGATGATGTGTTAGCAAAAGCGAAAGAACATAAACCAAAATTAATCGTTGCAGGTGCAAGTGCATACCCTCGTGTTATCGATTTCAAACGATTCCGTGAGATTGCAGATGAAGTGGGCGCATACTTAATGGTTGATATGGCACATATCGCTGGTTTAGTAGCCGCTGGTTTACATCCAAATCCAGTGCCACATGCACATTTCGTTACAACGACAACACATAAAACGTTACGTGGTCCACGTGGTGGTATGATTTTATGTGAAGAACAATTTGCAAAACAAATTGATAAATCAATCTTCCCTGGTATTCAAGGTGGCCCACTTATGCACGTAATCGCTGCAAAAGCTGTTGCGTTTGGTGAGGCACTTCAAGATGATTTCAAAACATATGCACAAAATATCATTAACAATGCGAATCGCTTAGCTGAAGGTCTTCAAAAAGAAGGACTTACACTTGTTTCTGGCGGAACAGACAATCACTTAATCCTAATTGATGTTCGTAACTTAGAAATCACAGGTAAAGTAGCAGAGCACGTATTAGATGAAGTTGGTATTACAGTGAACAAAAATACAATTCCATTTGAAACAGCAAGCCCATTTGTAACAAGCGGTGTACGTATCGGTACAGCAGCTGTAACATCGCGTGGTTTCGGTTTAGAAGAAATGGATGAAATTGCGTCACTTATTGCTTATACATTAAAAAATCATGAAAATGAAGCTGCATTAGAAGAAGCACGTAAACGTGTAGAAGCGTTAACGAGCAAATTCCCAATGTATCCAAACCTATAA
- a CDS encoding TIGR01440 family protein: protein MTEIVKVREQLQSSLSDFQEQALLQSGQIFVVGCSTSEVLGERIGTSGTMEVAEAIFSELKQFQEQTGIELAFQCCEHLNRALVVERELAMKYQFEIVTVTPVRSAGGALATYAYHNLKDPVVIEFIKADAGMDIGDTFIGMHLKHVAVPVRTSVKEIGSAHVTMATTRGKLIGGARAVYAAKEETNACR from the coding sequence ATGACAGAAATCGTAAAGGTAAGAGAACAGCTACAAAGTTCGCTTTCTGACTTCCAAGAACAAGCTTTATTACAAAGTGGTCAAATTTTTGTAGTGGGGTGTAGTACGAGCGAAGTGCTAGGAGAAAGAATTGGAACATCAGGAACGATGGAAGTAGCAGAGGCGATTTTTTCTGAGTTAAAACAATTTCAAGAGCAAACAGGTATTGAGTTGGCGTTTCAATGTTGTGAGCATTTAAACCGTGCTTTAGTAGTTGAAAGAGAGTTGGCAATGAAATATCAATTTGAAATTGTAACAGTTACGCCTGTTAGATCAGCAGGTGGTGCATTAGCAACATATGCTTATCACAATTTGAAAGATCCGGTAGTAATTGAGTTTATTAAAGCAGATGCGGGGATGGATATTGGTGATACATTTATCGGTATGCATTTAAAGCACGTAGCTGTTCCAGTTCGTACTAGTGTGAAGGAAATTGGAAGTGCACATGTAACGATGGCAACAACACGTGGAAAACTAATTGGTGGAGCACGTGCTGTTTATGCGGCGAAGGAAGAGACTAACGCGTGCCGTTAA